The Marivirga salinae DNA window AGAAAAGAATCTGGAAGCACAAGGCGTTCATATTCACAGAAGTTCTTCCTTAACTCACATGGAAAGAAAAAATGGAAAAGTGGTTTACAAATTAGATTTTTCAGATGGGCATCAAGAAACATTCGAAGTGGATAAGGCTTTAGTATCTGTCGGTAGAGTGCCTAATTATGAAAATTTATGGAAAGAAGCTGTTCCTATTAAAATGGGACAAAGAGGTGTGGAAGACAATGACACTAAAACATCAGTCAAAAATATTTATGCAGTAGGAGATATTACTGCTGATATAAATTTGGTGAATGTCGGGGAACTCGAAGGCAGATATGCAGTTGAAAAAATATTTGGCACTCCAGTGAAGAAGCTAGTATATGAAAACATCAGTACTATCATGTTTTTGAACCCTGAAGTTGCCGGTGTTGGCTACAATGAAAAAACTGCTCAAGAAAAAGGTTTAAATTATAAAGTAGTTACAACTGATTATTCCACTATTGCAAGGGCTGTGGCCAAAAGAAACACACAAGGGTTTATTAAATTATTGGTGACTGATGATGAGGAAATGAAAATATTAGGCATGAGGGTGGTTGGCGAACAAGCATCGGCTGCCATTCAAGCTGTGGCATTGCTCATAAATATGAATAAAGGAATTGAAGAATTAGCAGAATGCGTGCACCCGCACCCTAGCATTACGGAAGGAATTCAAGAATCTGTGCGTGCACTTTTGAATAAATCTATTTTAAAATCAGGTTTGTTAAAAGATAAAGTGAATTGCTATTGCTACAATTGCGAGAAGAATGAAAGAGCAATGATTTAAATATGATAAGCGGTTTAACAAAACATATGGAATACTGTTTTTAAAAGAAAAACTTATGAAAAATCTACTAATAATTGTGTTTTCCTTGGTATGCCACAACATATTTTCTCAGGATCTAATCAGCACTAATCAAGGTGATATTAAAATCCATCCAATTCTTCATGGAACTTTGGCATTAGAATATGAAGGACTTACAATTTATGTTGACCCCTATGGAGGAGTAGATAAATTTAAAGGATTGAAAGATGCTGATTTAATTTTAATTACAGACATACATGGTGACCATTTGAATAAAGAAACCCTCAAAGACTTAAACACTTCCAATTCTCATTTTATCGTACCAGAAGCAGTTGCCCAACAGATGGAAGGAATAGGTAATGCAGAAATTGAAATTTTGAATAATGATAACAGCACCTCATTTAACGGAATTAATATTACAGCCATACCTATGTATAATTTACCCGAAAGTGAAGATTCCAGACATCCTAAAGGCAGAGGAAATGGTTATTTACTGAATATTGCAGACAAGGTAATTTACATCTCAGGTGATACCGAGGATATTCCTGAGATGCGAGCGTTAAAAAATATTGATTTGGCTTTTGTATGTATGAATATACCTTATACCATGTCAGTTGAACAAGCATCTGATGCTGTTTTAGATTTCAACCCTTCTATAGTTTATCCATTTCATTTTAGAGGTCAAGGAGGCTTAGCCGATGTTGAGAAATTCAAATCTTTAGTGAAGAAAGAAAATAAAGATATTGAAGTACGACTAAGAAATTGGTACTCTGAAGATTAATTTTAATCTGTGTATTTACTCAATTCATCTATTTTAGTTATAGAAATTCAGTATTAAACTGTATTTAATTGCTATGATAATTTTATTAGGATAAATTGAAGCTCATTAGCTTAAATGTTAAATTAAATGCGAGAACTAATATTAGTTATTTTTTTAATTGCTAGTTCGCTCTCTTTACTTGGTAATGAGAAAACAGATAGTCTACAAAATGTTTTAAACCAAAAGATTGAGGACAGTACTCGCGTTAAAGTTTATAAAGAATTACTCTATTATTTTAGTACTTCAGAACCTTCACAAGCCATATTTTACGGACATCAAGGATTAGAACTTGCAAGAAAGATAAATGACGATTATTCAGAAATTCAGCTTCTAAACAACCTTGGAATTGCATATTATGGTTTAGGTGTTTATGAAAAAACCTTAGAATATTTCCTTCTAGTTCTTGAATTGGAAAAAGAATTAAATAATCCCCAATCGCTATCAAGGGCAATGAATAACGTAGGTATTATTTATGAAGAGATAGATAGATTAGATAAATCCGCTTATTATTATGAGGAGTCAATAAAAATTAAAAAGTCCTATAATGATTCATTAGGTATTTCTAACACGATGAGTAATTTGGGTTTGCTCTATATGAAAAGAGATATACCTGAAAAGGCGATAGATTATTTCCGACAATGCTACAAAATTGACAAACAATTAAATCATGAAGTTGGAATTTATAATTCCTTA harbors:
- a CDS encoding dihydrolipoyl dehydrogenase family protein, producing MEQYDLVIIGAGPSGYAAAMRAVDLKKKTLLIEKSVLGGAGITNGALSSKTLWELSRDMLAFRKNLDRYHMQSPKAVWKEIQLEVQNAVEERVDLLKSHLHELQKNLKYSPYIDFIAGEASIVSEHIVEIETSNERLAFETENIIIATGSRPRYLPNIPIDEKHILTSDGIEQMDDFPKSMVIVGAGVIGCEYATIFSGFGQTKVYLIDKGDSILPFEDPDVVAVIEKNLEAQGVHIHRSSSLTHMERKNGKVVYKLDFSDGHQETFEVDKALVSVGRVPNYENLWKEAVPIKMGQRGVEDNDTKTSVKNIYAVGDITADINLVNVGELEGRYAVEKIFGTPVKKLVYENISTIMFLNPEVAGVGYNEKTAQEKGLNYKVVTTDYSTIARAVAKRNTQGFIKLLVTDDEEMKILGMRVVGEQASAAIQAVALLINMNKGIEELAECVHPHPSITEGIQESVRALLNKSILKSGLLKDKVNCYCYNCEKNERAMI
- a CDS encoding MBL fold metallo-hydrolase, translated to MKNLLIIVFSLVCHNIFSQDLISTNQGDIKIHPILHGTLALEYEGLTIYVDPYGGVDKFKGLKDADLILITDIHGDHLNKETLKDLNTSNSHFIVPEAVAQQMEGIGNAEIEILNNDNSTSFNGINITAIPMYNLPESEDSRHPKGRGNGYLLNIADKVIYISGDTEDIPEMRALKNIDLAFVCMNIPYTMSVEQASDAVLDFNPSIVYPFHFRGQGGLADVEKFKSLVKKENKDIEVRLRNWYSED